The DNA sequence ACAGTCCAGTAACGGGGCAGGATGTGCGATCAGTCCTGTAATATCTGCTTCCTACCTCATGCATCATTAATATCACCAGtacaaaaaagaataagaagaattataaaataataattatttgataaaaaaaaaccccaaaagcaAATTATAAAActtaatgttatattaataatCATCTAGAAACCAAATATAAAAACAGAGAAGTCTAGTGACATTACAGGACTCAGAGATGTTTCAACAGCAGGGGCTTTGGGGCTTTGCTGACCACTGGTCAGGAATCACGCATGGTGCCCTGTATGTCAGGAGACCCCCAGCTGTGCCTAGCATGGGTCGCCGACCTCAGGAAGTAATCCAGACTGACTCACAATGATCACCAAAAGCGGAGttgctcacactctctcacttccATGAGAAAGGCTGTAATTGTCTGTTCTgtagtcaggtgtgtgtgtgtgtgtgtgtgtgtgtgtgtgtgtgtgtgtgtgtgtgtgtgtgtgagacccctGGCAGTGACGCATCACATCCCAGCCTTTGTTCTCTGGAGGAAGGCGGGGCTTAGCGTTGAGAACTATGACATTACTGCCCTCACTTCCTCCTCAGAGAGCCTCAGCTGCATGCACGGCACACATTTACAATAGCTCCGCCCAAGcagccagaggtcagaggtcacacagcAAAGGTTTCACGACACACTTGTTGGAGGCATATCCAGCGAAAAATATTCAGCAATAAGAACCTTGATCTGAATGACATACTAATCTGAATGATGTCCTTTGGTAACCCATAatacttttagtttttttgttttttttaaatatgtccGTTTCCAGGACGTTTTGAGTGTCGTGGCTCGGATACATCAGGAGAAATCTGTCATGTTCATCAGGGGAAGCGTTCTGCCAATTCTGATTAATCCTCCTACATGTTCAAGAAAACAGTCACGCAAAACACAGAATATCCCGCGTGCGGTCCGGCCTCACTGTCCCATGTTAGCATTAGCCAGGCGCTATCTCACACGTGCCGCTTCCAGCCTTCGTTTCCTCTAATACGGCTGACGTCCGTCCCCTTTCTTCCTGTGCAAAGGACAGCGATCAGACGTGTGTCACCCATAATGCACTGCTCTTCTCAGTGACAACATCCTGCTTTGGTGCTGCACGATCAGTAAGGTACGCTATCGGTAAGGTAGCATCTTCTAATCATCACTAATCACTAATCGTCGTCATCATCAGCATTATCATGCTTTGTTTATAACCTGTTGTGACACGTCCGTGACCCATATCAGCGAGCTACCCGCCTTCATCGTTGACCATGAGCATCCTCACCCTCTGTTACATCCAGGCGTCTGTTTCCAGGCCTGGCTCCGGAGAGAAGCAGCGCTCTCTGGATGCTGCGCTGGGCGCCCTCTGCTGGGCGTGGATGAGATCAGCCAAGGCCTGGTGCAGGACTTTGTGGGAGGCGTGGTGTGCGCGGGCGCGCGGGGACCGCGGGGGCGTGTGCAGAGGCGAGAGGTCGGcaggcagctgctgcagctctcGGTAGTTGACGGGTGTCGGAATGCGCGAGGGACTGTTCTCTGGCCTGTTGTCCTTGCGAGGCCGCGCCCGCGGCCGCAGTTTGAGCTTGTAGATGGAAGGCACCCTGTCCGCCTTCTTCTGCCCCCTCTTGGCGCGGAGGAGGACGGCGACGTCATTGCTTTGGGGGCGTGGTGGGGTACAGGAGCCCTCGCTGGCGCTCAGACACATAGAGGAGCTCTCGCTGGAGGAGTTGCTGCAGGAGGGGTCATCtggaggaggtggggaggaggaggcCTCCGTGAGTGGTAGCTCATGGCTGGGGTTAGCGTGCTGGCAGGGGGCGTGCGGGGGCCGTGCCTCCGCAGGGACGTCGCCTGCCACTCCGCCCCAGGTCAGCTGCTCTTGCTGGTCATCCATGAGCAGTTCCGCTGTGTGGGGCCCCCCATGACCCACGAGGACCTGCTGAGGAGTGTCCCAGGGCAGCTCTGCGTTCTGCTGTCGCAAGGGCTCACCCTCCTCCCTGGTGCTGGAGATGGCGGGGAGTTTCTGGAGAGTCCCAGGAGCCGGCCAGCATTCCTGCTCCGAGAGGCTGCCGTTGGGAAGTCCGGACCTGGTTTGGCTGTGCAGAAGGGCAGGGGGGTCCTCCAAAGCGCAGGAGCGCGTGTCAACCCGCTTCGACTCCCGTAACTCGGGCAGCGCACGCACTCTCCCTCCCACAttcacagaggaggaggaggagttggaggaAGAGTATGCTGAATCTGTCACATTGGGGTCACCTGATGCAGGTGTGCCCAGAGCCCCGAAGCCCTGCTGGGAGACGGGAAGTTTCATCCTTCCCGTTCCCGCCTGGCCTTGCTGCGTGTTGGCCAGGAACTCCGCCTCGAAGCTGCGGTACAGCTCCATCTCCCGCTGGGTGTCCAGGGTTGGCAGGGACTGGAACCCGAACCCCAGTCCCACGTCCTCCTGGGGGTGGTGGAGCTGCTGAACCCACCCTCTCTGTGCCCTTCCCGTGGATCTGGGGCTatgggtggtgtgtggggaCCGCGGCGGGTGGTGGTGCGATCTGGGTGAGGAGTGTGGAGAGCGCCGCCCTGGCTGTGATATGGGGGGCAGCAGCCTCCGACTGCCCCCAGAGGGTGATCGAGGGGCAGGGGGACGGGGAGTGACCACACCCTTCTTGGTGGGGCTACCAGCGGAGCCGCCTTTGATGGGAGAGCTGGAGGCAGACGAGGCTACCTGTCGTCTGGAGATGGCAGTGCCCAGCCTGGGTGAGCCGGGCACGGCCTGCTTTGGCCTCTGGTCGTCCCGGCGGTCTGGCGCCGACGGTGGGGCGTCTCTGTGGTGAGGGGAGCCTGTACCAGCCTCGCTCGCACGCCCTCGCAAGGGCATTTTGCCCTGACTGAGGGAGCGGGGACCTTGGAGCCTCCGTGGCCCGTCCAGCGCCGGAGTCCGGCCCCTCTCGGGACCCTGGGCAGAGCGGGGCCTCTCCACAAAGCCCTGGGGTGGGCTAGGGGTCAGCACGCCTGGCCTAGAGGCAGGAGGTCCTGGGCGTTCTCTGGAGACGCTGCGGGCCCGGCCGGGAGGGGGGCTCAGGGCGGTCACCTCTCCTGGACGCTCGATGACGTGCTTGCCCGCTTTCCGGTTGACCAGGAGGATCACCTCCTCTCCATTAGACCGCCGAGCTCCCAGAGAGAAACGACCTCCACCTCCGGCTGGTCCGACTCCTCCACCTTTAGAGGAGGCTGTGGAGGAGTCACTGTCCCCAGAGAGTCGACGAGTCAACGGCAACAAAGAGTCTTTATTcctgagagagcaagagcgagagagaaagagtgattaGTAACAACAGACCATGATAATAGTCATTGTCCTGATGAAATCACACTTATCCTTCCAATGAGATTAACTGAGCAATGTGTGCTGAACAGTGCGGACAGAATCTTAGCCAAGCTAAGAAGGAAAATGCTCTCCCATTCTGAGACTGATCAGAGGAAAATGCTCTCCCATTCCTAGATGGATCAGAGGAAAATGTTCTCTGATTCCTGGAATGATCGTAGGAAAACGTTTTTGATTGCTGGAATGTTCACAGCACAACACTCACTGACTATCACAGGATAGAGAGAGTTAGTGGTTAATATACTTGCAgagtatctctctccctctcttacacacacacacacacacacacacacacacacacacacacagtaacagttCTTCCGAGACACAAGGGTGCTCACTTGATGGGTGAAGTTAtctgagagcacacacacactcagtcacacagaCAAGACCATCGTCGATCAGCAACCCAGCGAGAATAACACAGTGATGTCACACACGACATACTGGTgcataaatgaaataaataaggcacaataattattttattataataattatacctatacacacatgcacaaatgcactcCCACACGTACaggtaaccacacacacacccaaaacttAGGCCACACCAAGATTACTTTAGGATAATGAAACATGTGTGCATGGTATTTTACTGAGAAGACCCATGTTGACCGCTACCCCAGATTAAACTACTACTGATCTGTTTGGTCAATGTGTGAGATTAGTCTGATCTGATGTAATCCCACCTCGGTCACATGTGAGAAGGAATGTCCACGTGAGGATTAATGTGCACTGCAAGGACGTTTCGACCAGATTAACCTGACTCACGTGGAAGAAATGGCTAACCGTCAACTTCTGTTAATGACTCACTGTGCACTAGACAACAGAGGTATGCTGACATGAGACAGATATGAGCCCGTGTGtgactaacacaaacacacctccaccttaTCGGCAAATGTCAGCGCTAACGCTACTCTTTACTATAAGGGCAGAGTGCTGTTTGGAGAGCTAAGTGT is a window from the Electrophorus electricus isolate fEleEle1 chromosome 9, fEleEle1.pri, whole genome shotgun sequence genome containing:
- the gas2l1 gene encoding GAS2-like protein 2 → MADQTNIQSSASKSIRPFRSSEEYLYAMKEDLAEWLNALYDLDITADTFMESLETGCALCRHANNVNRAAHDFQRSCPDAAKSLRMPGKDVVFQSRNVVPGSFLARDNVSNFISWCRQELWIKDVLMFETNDLVERCNEKNLVLCLLEVARRGSKFGMLAPMLIQLEEEIEEEIRDEESQSESLREHSPPSRTFGRQKSTGDSDSELVESWQQQKRVLCDMRNLDELVREILGQCSCPAQFPMTKVSEGKYKVGDSSALIFIRVLRTHVMVRVGGGWDTLEHYLDKHDPCRCNAFAHRFQQTRSSDRTPHSKSSSAHSSRSASPGPYWRSETMAPYKGSERRSLEPSAPSSSSRPGRAPHGPVSGDGEANVTKSAGALLPRRPRDRSEPRHFNAIKNKDSLLPLTRRLSGDSDSSTASSKGGGVGPAGGGGRFSLGARRSNGEEVILLVNRKAGKHVIERPGEVTALSPPPGRARSVSRERPGPPASRPGVLTPSPPQGFVERPRSAQGPERGRTPALDGPRRLQGPRSLSQGKMPLRGRASEAGTGSPHHRDAPPSAPDRRDDQRPKQAVPGSPRLGTAISRRQVASSASSSPIKGGSAGSPTKKGVVTPRPPAPRSPSGGSRRLLPPISQPGRRSPHSSPRSHHHPPRSPHTTHSPRSTGRAQRGWVQQLHHPQEDVGLGFGFQSLPTLDTQREMELYRSFEAEFLANTQQGQAGTGRMKLPVSQQGFGALGTPASGDPNVTDSAYSSSNSSSSSVNVGGRVRALPELRESKRVDTRSCALEDPPALLHSQTRSGLPNGSLSEQECWPAPGTLQKLPAISSTREEGEPLRQQNAELPWDTPQQVLVGHGGPHTAELLMDDQQEQLTWGGVAGDVPAEARPPHAPCQHANPSHELPLTEASSSPPPPDDPSCSNSSSESSSMCLSASEGSCTPPRPQSNDVAVLLRAKRGQKKADRVPSIYKLKLRPRARPRKDNRPENSPSRIPTPVNYRELQQLPADLSPLHTPPRSPRARAHHASHKVLHQALADLIHAQQRAPSAASRERCFSPEPGLETDAWM